The DNA segment GCCGCCCCCGCCCAGAATCGTCAGCCTCATGGGGCGGAACGTACCGCAGCATCAGGCACACTGGCGGCACGTGCCGATACGAGAGGAGCGAGCACGGTGAGCAGCCGACGCGACGACCTTCCGGGCCCGGCGGCAGTACCGGCGGCCCTCGACCCGCTGGCCGGAGTGCGCGCCCCCGGCGATCCGCGCACCGACGTCTACCTCACCGGCACGGTGTTCCTGGACATCATCTTCACCGGCCTGGACTCCGCGCCGGTCCGCGGCACCGAGTCCTGGGCCCGCGGCATGGGCTCCAGCCCCGGCGGCGTCGCCAACATGGCCACCGCGCTGGCCCGGCTCGGCCTGCGCACCTCGCTCGCCGCCGCCTTCGGCGACGACCACTACGGCGAGTACTGCTGGGAGGCGCTCGAACAGGGCGAGGGCATCGACCTGGCGCTGTCGCGCACCGTCCCCGGCTGGCACTCCCCGGTGACCGTCTCCATGGCGTACGAGGGCGAGCGCACGATGGTCTCGCACGGCCACGAGGCGCCGCCGCCCGACTTCGCCTTCGACGGCAAGCACGCCCCGGGCTGTCCGCCGCCGTCCCGCGCCTGCGTCGCCTCGCTGGTGCCGGGCCGCCGGGAGGGCTGGCTGGGCTGTGCGGCCGGCCGCGGCAGCCGCATCTTCGCGGACGTGGGCTGGGACGACACCGGCCGCTGGGACCCGGCCGACCTCGCCGACCTCGAACACTGCGAGGCGTTCTTGCCCAACGCCGAGGAGGCGATGCGCTACACCCGTACGGACTGCCCGCGCGACGCCGCCCACAAGCTCGCCGACCGGGTGCCGCTGGCGGTGGTCACGCTGGGTGCCGAGGGCGCCTACGCGGTGGACGGGCGCAGCGGCGAGAGCGCCGAGGTGCCGGCCATCGCCGTGGAGGCGCTGGACCCCACGGGCGCCGGGGACGTCTTCGTCGCCGGGTTCGTCACCGGCACGCTCGCCGACTGGCCGCTCGCCGACCGGCTCTCCTTCGCGGGCTTGAGCGCCGCACTGTCCGTGCAGGAGTTCGGCGGCTCGCTGTCCGCGCCGGGG comes from the Streptomyces angustmyceticus genome and includes:
- a CDS encoding carbohydrate kinase family protein, encoding MSSRRDDLPGPAAVPAALDPLAGVRAPGDPRTDVYLTGTVFLDIIFTGLDSAPVRGTESWARGMGSSPGGVANMATALARLGLRTSLAAAFGDDHYGEYCWEALEQGEGIDLALSRTVPGWHSPVTVSMAYEGERTMVSHGHEAPPPDFAFDGKHAPGCPPPSRACVASLVPGRREGWLGCAAGRGSRIFADVGWDDTGRWDPADLADLEHCEAFLPNAEEAMRYTRTDCPRDAAHKLADRVPLAVVTLGAEGAYAVDGRSGESAEVPAIAVEALDPTGAGDVFVAGFVTGTLADWPLADRLSFAGLSAALSVQEFGGSLSAPGWAEIAGWWQQVRACEAGAPGALRRQYAFLDEVLPAAYRPAPLARALPTLGFRRPA